The proteins below come from a single Arthrobacter sp. zg-Y1171 genomic window:
- a CDS encoding DUF2550 domain-containing protein yields MDSSYVFIALAALFGLLVLAVVLFGVRRSQLRRALGTFDASICLPPAGWRMGVCRYTDTHLEWLRLVSLSPRPPYRFLRSSLEMAGWREPTEAERARIQPGAVVVSLNYQGSTILVAMKYEAYTGLSSWVEAGPVVGIGTWR; encoded by the coding sequence ATGGACAGCTCCTATGTGTTCATTGCGTTGGCCGCCCTTTTTGGGCTGCTTGTCCTTGCAGTAGTGCTCTTCGGGGTGCGCCGCAGCCAGCTGCGGCGCGCCCTGGGGACCTTCGATGCCTCCATCTGCCTCCCCCCTGCGGGGTGGCGGATGGGGGTTTGCCGTTATACGGACACCCATCTGGAATGGCTGCGCCTGGTCTCGCTGAGTCCGCGTCCGCCGTACCGTTTCCTGCGCAGTTCACTGGAAATGGCCGGCTGGCGGGAGCCCACTGAAGCCGAGCGTGCCCGTATCCAGCCCGGCGCCGTCGTCGTCAGCTTGAACTACCAGGGCAGTACCATCCTGGTGGCCATGAAGTACGAGGCCTATACGGGCCTGTCTTCATGGGTGGAAGCCGGCCCCGTGGTCGGCATCGGTACCTGGCGCTAG
- a CDS encoding ABC transporter ATP-binding protein: MTSLPDSVPALSMRGLAKRFGSKTAVNGITLDVPQGSFYGLVGPNGAGKTTLLSLATGLLRPDAGSAWVHGTDVWARPLEAKRLMGILPDGVRLFDRLTGEQLVTYAGLLRGMDRETVRVRTKDLLAAMDLSADAGKLVVDYSAGMTKKVALASALIHAPRLLVLDEPFEAVDPVSAANIRDILAGYVSSGGTVIVSSHVMDLVQRMCDHVAVVAGGNLLAAGTVDEVRGGATLEDRFVSLVGGRTHSEGLEWLRTF, from the coding sequence ATGACATCACTACCGGATTCCGTCCCGGCGCTGTCCATGCGGGGACTCGCCAAGCGCTTCGGTTCCAAGACGGCCGTCAACGGCATCACCTTGGATGTGCCGCAGGGCTCGTTCTACGGGCTGGTGGGGCCCAACGGGGCCGGCAAGACCACCCTGCTGTCCCTGGCTACCGGGCTGCTGCGTCCGGACGCGGGCTCCGCCTGGGTGCACGGCACCGATGTGTGGGCCCGCCCCCTCGAGGCCAAGCGGCTGATGGGGATCCTGCCGGACGGCGTCCGCCTTTTCGACCGGCTGACCGGTGAGCAGCTGGTGACGTACGCGGGACTGCTGCGCGGTATGGACCGGGAGACGGTCCGGGTGCGCACCAAGGACCTCCTGGCCGCCATGGACCTCAGTGCTGACGCAGGCAAGCTCGTGGTGGATTACTCCGCGGGTATGACGAAGAAAGTAGCCCTGGCGTCCGCCTTGATCCATGCCCCGCGCCTGCTGGTCCTGGACGAACCGTTCGAGGCGGTGGACCCGGTCTCTGCGGCCAATATCCGCGACATTCTCGCCGGGTATGTTTCCTCCGGGGGAACCGTGATTGTCTCCAGCCATGTGATGGACCTCGTCCAGCGGATGTGTGACCACGTCGCAGTGGTTGCCGGCGGCAACCTGCTGGCCGCAGGAACGGTGGACGAGGTCCGCGGCGGCGCGACGCTGGAGGACCGCTTTGTGTCGCTGGTCGGCGGCCGGACCCACTCGGAGGGGCTGGAATGGTTGCGCACCTTCTGA
- a CDS encoding AI-2E family transporter produces the protein MSENEDVPVHAPLPGPADKKPAGGNASGGNTPRTPLPGFLSTAADRVRYSLRHGVPGARPRPRFEFPPEDAAGPEITVDDDVRLPDERLSVSGGGQGHDPEGGSLRAHPIYFGFMLTVGVGLALLLFFVITNVGELLVWIGAALFIALGLDPVVRWLAARRIPRPAGIALTVLVLAGVVTAFFATLIPTIVSQSTEIIAKAPGYINNFLASDFFVNIDKQFQIRDRIEQEVGSFFSNSSAVGGIFGGVLSVGTVIANGLFGALIILVLTLYFLASLPSMKKWAYRLAPRSRRRRVEALSEEITGSVGNYVIGQGLVALLDATYAFIVMTITGVPFSVLLAFLVALLAFIPLVGPPIALVLVSLVALTEGWQTAVVFAILYMAYLQFEAYFVSPRVMQRAVAVPGAVAVIAVIAGGSLLGVLGALIAIPTAAATLLLLKEVFIARQDRQ, from the coding sequence ATGAGCGAAAACGAGGACGTGCCCGTCCACGCGCCGCTCCCCGGCCCTGCGGACAAAAAACCGGCGGGCGGGAATGCCTCCGGCGGAAATACGCCCCGCACCCCTCTGCCCGGATTCCTTTCCACGGCTGCGGACCGAGTGCGCTACAGCCTGCGCCACGGCGTTCCCGGTGCCCGGCCGCGGCCGCGCTTCGAATTCCCGCCCGAGGACGCAGCCGGTCCGGAGATTACGGTCGACGACGACGTGCGGCTTCCCGATGAACGGCTCAGCGTCAGCGGCGGCGGGCAGGGGCATGACCCGGAGGGCGGGAGCCTGCGCGCCCACCCCATCTACTTTGGTTTTATGCTCACGGTCGGCGTTGGCCTGGCCCTGCTGCTGTTCTTCGTCATCACCAATGTCGGCGAGCTGCTGGTCTGGATCGGCGCTGCCCTGTTCATTGCCCTGGGACTGGATCCGGTGGTCCGCTGGCTGGCCGCGCGGCGTATCCCCCGCCCCGCAGGCATCGCCCTCACCGTGCTGGTGCTCGCCGGCGTCGTCACGGCCTTCTTTGCGACGCTGATCCCCACCATCGTCAGCCAGTCGACGGAAATCATCGCCAAGGCTCCGGGCTACATCAACAACTTCCTTGCCTCGGATTTCTTCGTCAACATCGACAAGCAGTTCCAGATCCGTGACCGCATCGAGCAGGAAGTCGGCAGCTTCTTCTCCAACAGCTCCGCCGTGGGCGGCATTTTCGGCGGGGTCCTCAGCGTGGGCACGGTGATTGCCAACGGCCTGTTCGGCGCCCTGATCATCCTGGTCCTGACCCTCTACTTCCTGGCTTCGCTGCCGTCGATGAAGAAGTGGGCCTACCGGCTTGCCCCGCGCAGCCGCCGCCGCCGGGTGGAGGCCCTCTCAGAGGAAATCACCGGCAGCGTCGGCAACTACGTGATCGGCCAGGGCCTGGTCGCATTGCTGGACGCCACCTACGCCTTCATCGTGATGACCATCACCGGCGTGCCGTTCTCGGTGCTGCTGGCCTTCCTGGTGGCGCTGCTGGCCTTCATCCCGCTGGTGGGCCCGCCCATAGCGCTGGTGCTGGTCTCGCTGGTGGCCCTGACCGAGGGCTGGCAGACGGCTGTGGTCTTCGCCATCCTCTACATGGCCTACCTGCAGTTCGAGGCGTATTTTGTCTCCCCGCGCGTGATGCAGCGGGCCGTGGCAGTGCCCGGCGCCGTCGCCGTCATCGCCGTGATTGCCGGCGGCAGCCTGCTCGGCGTGCTGGGGGCACTGATAGCCATCCCGACGGCGGCCGCCACCCTGCTGCTGCTCAAGGAAGTCTTCATCGCCCGGCAGGACCGGCAGTAG
- the murA gene encoding UDP-N-acetylglucosamine 1-carboxyvinyltransferase: MEDVIVVTGPSTLRGAVTVPGAKNSVLKLMAATLLAQGRSVIANVPNIQDVWIMAELLRRLGCSVDYDVDAASVAVDVPQELGHQADYDLVRAMRASISVLGPLVARCRRAEVALPGGDAIGSRGLDMHRAGLELMGAEIGIDHGYLVASVPEGLHGADHILDFPSVGATENLMMAATLARGRTVIDNAAREPEITDIARMLNSMGAQISGVGTNTLIIDGVRELHPVEHRVVPDRIVAGTWAFAAAITGGEIEVRSADASALAVVLDKLTQAGCEVSTGEDGFTVKGPARPEPINVSTLPYPGFPTDLQPFVVALNAVANGSGMVTENVFEARWGFTSELARLGAVVRLDGHHALIQGVELLSGAPVVANDIRAGAALVIAGLAADGTTEVRGVDHIDRGYERFMENLRSLGANVVRRRG; encoded by the coding sequence ATGGAAGACGTCATTGTTGTTACCGGCCCGTCCACCCTTCGCGGAGCCGTTACTGTCCCGGGTGCCAAGAACAGCGTCCTGAAGCTGATGGCGGCAACGCTGCTTGCGCAGGGCCGGTCCGTCATCGCGAATGTCCCCAACATCCAGGATGTCTGGATCATGGCGGAGCTGCTGCGCCGGCTGGGATGTTCGGTGGATTACGACGTCGACGCCGCCTCCGTGGCCGTGGACGTCCCGCAGGAGCTGGGCCACCAGGCGGACTATGACCTCGTCCGCGCCATGCGGGCCTCCATCTCCGTGCTGGGACCGCTGGTGGCCCGTTGCCGGCGGGCAGAGGTGGCGCTGCCGGGCGGAGACGCCATCGGCTCCCGCGGACTGGACATGCACCGCGCCGGACTGGAACTTATGGGCGCCGAGATCGGCATCGATCACGGGTACCTGGTTGCCTCCGTCCCGGAAGGCCTGCACGGAGCGGACCATATCCTGGACTTTCCCTCCGTGGGCGCCACCGAAAACCTCATGATGGCCGCCACCCTGGCCCGCGGACGCACGGTGATCGATAACGCCGCCCGGGAGCCGGAAATCACCGACATTGCCCGCATGCTCAACAGCATGGGGGCCCAGATCAGCGGCGTGGGCACCAACACGCTCATCATCGACGGGGTCCGGGAACTGCACCCGGTGGAACACCGTGTGGTGCCGGACCGGATTGTCGCCGGCACCTGGGCCTTCGCGGCAGCGATCACCGGCGGCGAGATCGAGGTGCGCTCGGCGGATGCATCAGCCCTGGCAGTGGTCCTGGACAAACTCACCCAGGCGGGCTGCGAAGTCAGCACGGGGGAGGACGGCTTCACGGTGAAGGGACCGGCCCGCCCGGAGCCCATCAACGTGTCCACCCTGCCGTATCCCGGATTCCCCACCGATCTGCAGCCCTTCGTGGTGGCCCTCAACGCCGTCGCGAACGGTTCGGGCATGGTCACCGAGAATGTTTTCGAGGCCCGCTGGGGCTTCACGTCCGAACTGGCGCGGCTCGGAGCCGTGGTCCGGCTCGACGGACACCACGCCCTGATCCAGGGTGTCGAGCTGCTGTCCGGCGCACCGGTGGTGGCCAATGACATCCGGGCCGGCGCTGCCCTTGTCATAGCAGGCCTGGCTGCCGACGGAACCACGGAAGTGCGGGGCGTGGACCATATTGACCGCGGGTATGAAAGATTCATGGAGAATCTGCGGAGCCTTGGTGCGAACGTAGTCCGCCGCCGCGGGTAA
- a CDS encoding NADH:flavin oxidoreductase/NADH oxidase, producing the protein METSSLFDPVTLRGLELAHRGWVAAMCQYSADSVDPADPANAPGVPNDWHLMHLGSFAAGGAALIITEAAAVQPEGRISPQDAGIWNEEQAAGWQRITDFVHRHGAVQARIGIQLAHAGRKASTYAPFAPGTGSVPLSDGGWQTVGPTADPFGSYAAPAALDEAGIRQVIRDFADAAVRSVDAGFDTIEIHGAHGYLLHQFLSPLVNTRTDAWGGDEAGRNRLTLEVIDAVRAVIPDSMPLLLRISATDWMPGGVDARSSVVLARAARERGVDLVDVSTGGAVPGAVIPVAPNYQVEYAEAVRHGAGVPTAAVGLIDSGAQAEEILQAGAADAVLIARAALRDPHWWMRAAAELDAKLPWVPQYERAARRGMF; encoded by the coding sequence ATGGAGACGTCATCCCTATTTGACCCCGTCACCCTGCGCGGATTGGAGCTGGCCCACCGCGGTTGGGTAGCAGCAATGTGCCAGTACTCCGCGGACTCCGTAGATCCCGCGGATCCCGCCAACGCGCCCGGCGTACCCAATGACTGGCACCTGATGCATCTGGGGTCCTTCGCCGCCGGCGGCGCGGCCCTGATCATCACCGAGGCCGCGGCAGTCCAGCCGGAAGGACGGATCAGCCCACAGGACGCCGGGATCTGGAACGAGGAGCAGGCCGCCGGCTGGCAGCGCATCACGGATTTTGTCCACCGGCACGGCGCCGTCCAGGCGCGTATCGGCATCCAGCTGGCCCATGCCGGACGCAAGGCCTCCACCTATGCTCCGTTCGCCCCCGGGACCGGCAGTGTGCCGCTGTCCGACGGCGGCTGGCAGACCGTCGGCCCGACGGCGGACCCGTTCGGCAGCTACGCAGCTCCTGCCGCGCTGGATGAAGCGGGTATCCGGCAGGTCATCCGGGACTTCGCCGACGCGGCTGTCCGCTCGGTTGACGCGGGCTTCGACACCATCGAGATCCACGGCGCACACGGCTACCTGCTGCACCAGTTCCTCAGCCCGCTGGTCAATACCCGCACCGATGCGTGGGGCGGGGACGAGGCGGGGCGGAACCGGCTGACCCTTGAGGTCATCGATGCGGTACGCGCTGTCATCCCCGATTCCATGCCGCTCCTGCTGCGGATCTCCGCCACGGACTGGATGCCCGGGGGAGTGGACGCCCGGTCCTCGGTGGTCCTGGCACGAGCTGCGCGGGAACGCGGAGTGGACCTGGTGGACGTTTCCACCGGCGGAGCCGTTCCCGGGGCCGTGATCCCCGTGGCACCGAATTACCAGGTGGAGTACGCCGAAGCGGTCCGGCACGGCGCAGGCGTGCCTACCGCCGCCGTCGGGCTCATCGATTCCGGTGCGCAGGCGGAGGAAATCCTGCAGGCCGGTGCCGCGGACGCGGTCCTCATAGCCCGTGCCGCCCTGCGGGATCCGCACTGGTGGATGCGCGCAGCGGCCGAACTGGACGCCAAGCTGCCCTGGGTGCCGCAGTACGAGCGCGCCGCACGCCGCGGGATGTTTTAG
- a CDS encoding cold-shock protein, giving the protein MAQGTVKWFNAEKGFGFITPDDSDGDVFVHYSEIQTNGFKTLDENQRVSFEIGQGAKGPQATGVTAL; this is encoded by the coding sequence ATGGCTCAGGGTACCGTCAAATGGTTTAACGCCGAAAAGGGCTTCGGCTTCATCACTCCGGACGACTCAGACGGCGATGTCTTCGTCCACTACTCCGAAATCCAGACCAACGGATTCAAGACCCTCGACGAAAACCAGCGTGTTTCCTTCGAGATCGGCCAGGGCGCCAAGGGCCCCCAGGCCACCGGCGTTACCGCCCTCTAG
- a CDS encoding N-acetylglucosamine-6-phosphate deacetylase has translation MNPTARSRDRGYLRGSLLTPEELVPDGALAFVGDRITYAGPAGGFDDAGWPEPAHLPAGSLILPGLVDLHCHGAAGSDFTTSDAEGIRRAAAFLHSAGTTTLLASTVSASRQDMLAAAARLAALAREGLIAGIHAEGPFLAGERCGAQDPKFLVPPDPGFVDELLAAADSELVTMTYAPELPGADDLVDRLVLHGVTPSLGHTAAADPVAAESLESARDEMEEAGFGGYAPRPTVTHLFNGMDPLHHRSPGAVAASLRAARSGAAVVELIADGAHLDPALVRTVFELAGGANVALVSDSMAATGLGDGTYRLGPADVVVENGTARLPGGTLAGGTATLLQCVRTAVAAGVPLADAVGAATAVPADVLRLADEVGALRRGLRADALVVSADLELHAVLRCGTWLPR, from the coding sequence ATGAACCCCACAGCGCGCAGCCGGGACCGCGGCTACCTCCGAGGCAGCCTGCTGACTCCGGAGGAGCTGGTTCCCGACGGCGCACTCGCGTTTGTCGGGGACCGGATCACCTACGCCGGCCCGGCCGGCGGTTTTGACGACGCCGGGTGGCCGGAGCCCGCGCACCTGCCGGCCGGTTCGCTCATCCTCCCCGGACTCGTGGACCTGCACTGCCACGGCGCTGCGGGAAGCGATTTCACCACCTCCGACGCCGAGGGAATCCGGCGGGCAGCCGCCTTCCTGCATTCGGCGGGAACCACCACGCTGCTCGCCAGCACGGTTTCCGCGTCCCGTCAGGACATGCTCGCTGCCGCCGCCCGCCTAGCCGCCCTCGCGCGGGAAGGGCTCATTGCCGGAATCCATGCCGAAGGGCCGTTCCTGGCAGGGGAGCGCTGCGGTGCGCAGGACCCGAAGTTCCTGGTCCCGCCGGACCCCGGCTTCGTGGATGAGCTGCTTGCAGCCGCGGACAGCGAACTGGTCACCATGACCTATGCGCCTGAACTGCCCGGAGCGGATGACCTGGTGGACCGCCTGGTCCTGCACGGCGTGACGCCGTCGCTGGGGCATACCGCCGCTGCGGACCCAGTTGCTGCCGAGTCGCTGGAGTCCGCCCGGGACGAAATGGAAGAGGCCGGCTTCGGAGGTTATGCTCCCCGGCCCACAGTGACGCACCTGTTCAACGGCATGGACCCGCTGCACCACCGCTCCCCCGGCGCCGTTGCCGCGAGCCTGCGGGCCGCACGCAGCGGAGCGGCCGTGGTGGAGCTGATCGCCGACGGGGCGCATCTGGACCCCGCGCTGGTACGCACCGTCTTCGAGCTCGCAGGAGGCGCCAACGTGGCCCTCGTCAGTGACTCCATGGCGGCCACCGGCCTGGGCGACGGTACCTACCGGTTGGGGCCTGCCGACGTCGTGGTGGAGAACGGGACGGCCCGCCTGCCCGGCGGCACGCTGGCCGGCGGCACGGCCACCCTGCTCCAGTGCGTACGCACGGCTGTCGCTGCCGGTGTGCCGCTCGCGGACGCGGTGGGCGCGGCCACTGCGGTGCCCGCGGACGTGCTTCGGCTCGCCGATGAAGTCGGTGCCCTGCGCCGCGGCCTGCGGGCCGATGCCCTGGTGGTTTCAGCGGACCTGGAGCTGCACGCGGTCCTGCGCTGCGGAACGTGGCTGCCGCGGTAA
- a CDS encoding F0F1 ATP synthase subunit epsilon has protein sequence MADAAELEVEIVAADHFVWSGAAKMVKARTSDGEIGILPGHSPVLAILAEGGLAIEPVSGSRIEVSVDGGFFSVDNNRVVIVADNAKVTNEATAGTR, from the coding sequence ATGGCGGACGCTGCTGAACTCGAAGTTGAGATTGTTGCTGCCGACCACTTCGTGTGGTCGGGAGCGGCAAAGATGGTCAAGGCCCGCACCAGCGACGGCGAGATCGGGATCCTTCCCGGGCACTCACCGGTGCTGGCCATCCTGGCAGAGGGCGGACTGGCCATCGAACCGGTGTCCGGTTCCCGCATTGAGGTAAGCGTTGACGGAGGATTCTTCTCCGTGGACAACAACCGGGTGGTCATCGTGGCCGACAATGCCAAGGTGACCAACGAAGCAACCGCCGGGACCCGCTGA
- a CDS encoding co-chaperone YbbN, with protein MSTPNHRPSPAAPSSMNLRGAVDLSALKARSTAPAAPAAPAAPGGAAPGGAAPGTAPAPSPFVVQVSEQTFPQIVQLSAEVPVVIDLYSDASPDSQQVSAILASIAVEQNGRMLLARVDAAAYPQIAQAFSAVAVPTVAAVIKGQPVPLLDRLMPEEQIRALVGELMQVAAANGVNGTLEGGTQEEAPEAPLSPLHQEAFDAINAEDYDAAAAAYRRALAEQPADADAKAGLAQVELMARLRDADAEAVRRAGAEEPDNVQAQLAVADLDIAGGHVEDAFRRITGLIGRVRGEDRETARLRLLDLFEVVGIADPRVTKARSALARALF; from the coding sequence ATGAGCACACCGAACCATCGCCCGTCCCCGGCTGCCCCCTCCTCCATGAACCTGCGGGGTGCAGTTGACCTCTCCGCACTCAAGGCACGTTCCACGGCCCCGGCGGCACCCGCGGCCCCGGCAGCCCCGGGTGGAGCCGCTCCGGGTGGCGCCGCCCCCGGAACCGCTCCGGCGCCGTCACCGTTCGTGGTGCAGGTCTCGGAACAGACCTTCCCCCAGATTGTCCAGCTTTCCGCCGAAGTTCCGGTGGTCATTGACCTGTATTCGGATGCGAGCCCCGACTCGCAGCAGGTGTCCGCAATCCTGGCGTCCATCGCCGTGGAACAGAACGGGCGGATGCTGCTGGCCCGGGTGGACGCTGCAGCGTACCCGCAGATTGCGCAGGCCTTCTCCGCCGTCGCCGTTCCCACCGTGGCCGCGGTGATCAAGGGCCAGCCGGTGCCGCTCCTGGACCGGCTGATGCCGGAGGAGCAGATCCGCGCCCTGGTCGGCGAGCTGATGCAGGTGGCCGCCGCCAACGGCGTCAACGGGACCCTCGAAGGCGGTACCCAGGAAGAGGCGCCGGAAGCGCCGCTGTCTCCGCTCCACCAGGAAGCCTTTGACGCCATCAATGCCGAGGACTACGACGCCGCGGCTGCCGCCTACCGCCGTGCCCTTGCCGAGCAGCCGGCCGACGCGGATGCGAAAGCGGGCCTTGCCCAGGTGGAACTCATGGCCCGGCTGCGTGATGCCGATGCGGAGGCCGTCCGCCGGGCAGGCGCCGAAGAGCCCGACAACGTCCAGGCGCAGCTGGCCGTCGCGGACCTGGACATTGCCGGCGGGCACGTCGAGGACGCCTTCCGCCGGATTACCGGCCTGATCGGCAGGGTGCGCGGCGAAGACCGCGAAACCGCCAGGCTGCGGCTGCTGGACCTGTTCGAAGTGGTCGGCATCGCCGATCCCCGGGTCACCAAGGCCCGTTCTGCCCTCGCCCGGGCACTGTTCTAG
- the nucS gene encoding endonuclease NucS — protein MRLVIARCSVDYVGRLRAHLPLAVRLLMVKADGSVLIHSDGGSYKPLNWMSPPATMRSVEPDETDAEAGVTEVWNVQSAKTDDRLIISIHERFSDVSHDLGTDPGLIKDGVEADLQRLLAEQINRLGEGHTLIRREYMTAIGPVDILARDATGATVAVELKRRGDIDGVEQLTRYLELLNRDPLLAPVRGIFAAQQIKPQARVLAEDRGITCLTLDYDAMRGVDDRDSRLF, from the coding sequence GTGCGTTTAGTAATAGCCCGCTGCTCCGTTGACTACGTCGGCCGCCTCCGTGCCCATCTGCCCCTGGCCGTAAGGCTGCTCATGGTGAAGGCCGACGGTTCCGTCCTGATCCATTCCGACGGCGGATCCTACAAACCGCTGAACTGGATGAGCCCTCCGGCCACCATGCGCAGCGTGGAACCGGACGAGACGGACGCCGAAGCCGGCGTCACCGAAGTCTGGAACGTCCAAAGCGCGAAGACCGACGACCGCCTGATCATCAGCATCCACGAGCGGTTCTCCGATGTCTCCCATGACCTCGGGACCGACCCGGGCCTCATCAAGGACGGCGTGGAAGCGGACCTGCAGCGCCTGCTGGCCGAACAGATCAACCGGTTGGGCGAAGGCCACACGCTGATCCGCCGCGAATACATGACGGCCATCGGCCCCGTGGACATCCTGGCGCGCGACGCCACGGGCGCCACCGTGGCCGTGGAGCTGAAGCGCCGCGGAGACATCGACGGCGTGGAGCAGCTGACCCGCTACCTGGAACTGCTCAACCGGGACCCGCTGCTGGCTCCGGTCCGCGGCATTTTCGCCGCGCAGCAGATCAAGCCCCAGGCCCGCGTGCTGGCCGAGGACCGCGGGATCACCTGCCTGACGCTCGACTACGACGCGATGCGCGGCGTGGATGACAGGGATTCCCGCCTCTTCTGA